A single genomic interval of Rhinopithecus roxellana isolate Shanxi Qingling chromosome 11, ASM756505v1, whole genome shotgun sequence harbors:
- the LOC104672278 gene encoding neuropeptide Y receptor type 4, whose protein sequence is MNTSHLLALQLPKSPQGENRSKPLGIPYNFSDHCQDSVDMMVFIITSYSIETVVGVLGNLCLMCVTVRQKEKTNVTNLLITNLAFSDFLMCLLCQPLTAIYTIMDYWIFGETLCKVSAFIQCVSVTVSILSLVLVALERHQLIINPTGWKPSISQAYLGIVLIWVIACVLSLPFLANSILENVFHKNHSKALEFLADKVVCTESWPLAHHRTIYTTFLLLFQYCLPLGFILVCYARIYRRLQRQGRMFHKGTYSLRAGQMKQVNVVLVAMVVAFAVLWLPLHVFNSLEDWHHEAIPICHGNLIFLVCHLLAMASTCVNPFIYGFLNTNFKKEIKALVLTCQQSTPLEEMEHLPLSTVHTEVSKVSLRLNGRSNPI, encoded by the coding sequence ATGAACACCTCTCACCTCCTGGCCTTGCAGCTGCCAAAATCCCCACAGGGTGAAAACAGAAGCAAGCCCCTGGGCATCCCATACAACTTCTCTGACCATTGCCAGGATTCTGTGGACATGATGGTCTTCATCATCACTTCCTACAGCATTGAGACTGTTGTGGGGGTCCTGGGTAACCTCTGCCTGATGTGTGTGACTGTGAGGCAGAAGGAGAAAACCAACGTGACCAACCTGCTTATCACCAACCTGGCCTTCTCTGACTTCCTCATGTGCCTCCTCTGCCAGCCGCTGACCGCCATCTATACCATCATGGATTACTGGATCTTCGGAGAGACCCTCTGCAAGGTGTCGGCCTTCATCCAGTGCGTGTCGGTGACGGTCTCCATCCTCTCGCTCGTCCTTGTGGCCCTGGAGAGGCATCAGCTCATCATCAACCCAACAGGCTGGAAGCCCAGCATCTCTCAGGCTTACCTGGGGATTGTGCTCATCTGGGTCATTGCCTGTGTCCTCTCCCTGCCCTTCCTGGCCAATAGCATCCTGGAGAATGTCTTTCACAAGAACCACTCCAAGGCTCTGGAGTTCCTGGCGGATAAGGTGGTCTGTACTGAGTCCTGGCCACTGGCTCACCACCGCACCATCTATaccaccttcctcctcctcttccagtACTGCCTCCCACTGGGCTTCATCCTGGTCTGTTATGCACGTATCTACCGGCGCCTGCAGAGGCAGGGGCGTATGTTCCACAAGGGCACCTACAGCTTGCGAGCTGGGCAGATGAAGCAGGTCAATGTGGTGCTGGTGGCGATGGTGGTGGCCTTCGCTGTGCTCTGGCTGCCTCTGCATGTGTTCAACAGCCTGGAGGACTGGCACCATGAGGCCATCCCCATCTGCCATGGGAACCTCATCTTCTTGGTGTGCCACTTGCTTGCCATGGCCTCCACCTGTGTCAACCCATTCATCTACGGCTTTCTCAACACCAACTTCAAGAAGGAGATCAAGGCCCTGGTGCTGACTTGCCAGCAAAGTACCCCCCTGGAGGAAATGGAGCATCTACCCCTGTCCACAGTACACACAGAAGTCTCCAAAGTGTCCCTGAGGCTAAATGGCAGGTCCAATCCCATTTAA